The DNA segment CATATGGGCGTAAGTGTCTATCCGCTGCCCAACCCCAACCGAGCTGCTCACTGGGCTTACTCCTGGAGCCAGAAGGTTGCCAGGCAGGGAATACTTGTCCTTCTTCAGGAGGGTCTTGGTCTTCCTCCTGGGTCTGTACTTGTAATCCGGATATTCCTTCATATGTACAGCTCTGAGCCTTTTCGCTTCATCGATAAACGGTCTCTTTTCCGCATCGCTGAGAAGTTTCCAGTCAGCCCCCAATCTCTTGCTGATCTCAGAGTTGTGCATCTTGGGGTTCTCCTGGGCCATCTTTCTCCTCTGCCCCCTGGACCATACCATGAAGGCATTCATGGGGCGCTTGACTCTGTCCTGGTCAGCAGCGGACGCGCTGCCTTTCCCATTGCCCCCGGGTGTCAGATTGCCCCCGTTTGGTGCATTAGATTGCTGCACTGGGCTCTTGATATCGGTGTCCAGCATGCTATACATTTGTAGCTGTGGATAGTGGGGACTGCAATATCCCAGCGGAGAGAAGCCTGATTGCTGCGTGTTGGTGGCGGTGTCTCTGTGCAGGACGGTCTCACCACTCTACAAAAACTTCTCTGGCTCCCTCTCTTGTTATGCACAGACTATGAGCGGGATGCAGAGTGACTGCATATTAATCACCTCCCACCAGCCAATCACAAATAAGCTCACAGCCCATCCCCCCCCATCCCCACCAAAACCTACGTTAACCCTTTACTGTCTTATAGCGGCACATGGGTCATTGCACCCAGCGCGTGATAAACTATAAATACTTTATAAAACCCGCAAAGGGTTAACTCGCAGTTATTCCAACCCAAACTATGAAATTATTACTTGTCCTCCGACGTCATATTGGAAAACAAAGTTCAGAATGCAGCACCCCCCATCATTATTTTATCGTTTTAAGGTTCCGTTTACCATTTTGTGGGGGACTATTAtcgtttattgatttatacagctCCATCATataccacagcgctgtacaatacaaAGAATACAACTctaggtatatgtgtatatttattatttctttagtgCTAAACACAGGAAGAAAATAGAGGAAAAAATCTGTCAATTTCAGTAAATTACCTTAATACATCATTATACATTTAAACtgttgaataaatatatatatatatacagtactatttttaatgtttttattagggtaaacattttttttgagaaatggATATTTAGTAACATTTGTTACATGTGTTAGTTGTTTTGTATCCTACTAGTAATTTGAATTGAAACATAGTATCTATTCCCAAAGTCTATGTTATCTCTTTATTGCTGTGCAGTACTTGGTAAAAGTCCCTTTAAAAATTAACCCTGTACAGACTGACTCAGTAAATCGGTCTTCCAGCCGGTTGATACATCTATCTCTTACTCCTTTTGGCAagattaaataataaacacttAAGGACAATGCttggatttatttgtttttaaaaccgAATCATAGAAGGTGTCTAATGACCCACTCAGGTGAGCAAGatcctcagaaataatcatTGCTTTCCCTAATATACTTATTGAAAGAAGCTTTTTGTCAAATTGTAGTGTTTTCTTTAAGAAAAGCGGGCAGGTGGCAGTGATAATGGACTTTTGTTTACCTTTTCAGGTCCTAATCAGAGGTGTGGGGGTTAACAACATTGTAAATTCGGTTTAAAGCACCCACATCTGATGCTTCATTGACCAACAACAGAGGTGTCTTCCATAC comes from the Spea bombifrons isolate aSpeBom1 chromosome 8, aSpeBom1.2.pri, whole genome shotgun sequence genome and includes:
- the SOX3 gene encoding transcription factor SOX-3, which gives rise to MYSMLDTDIKSPVQQSNAPNGGNLTPGGNGKGSASAADQDRVKRPMNAFMVWSRGQRRKMAQENPKMHNSEISKRLGADWKLLSDAEKRPFIDEAKRLRAVHMKEYPDYKYRPRRKTKTLLKKDKYSLPGNLLAPGVSPVSSSVGVGQRIDTYAHMNGWTNGAYSLMQDQLGYTQHPGMNSPQLQQMHRYDMSSLQYSPMMSSAQTYMNAASTYSMSPAYNQQTSTVMSLGSMGSVVKSEPSSPPPAITSHTQRACLGDLRDMISMYLPPGGDGSDPSSLQSSRLHGVHQHYQTAGTGVNGTVPLTHI